Part of the Cryptosporangium arvum DSM 44712 genome, CCTCATCCCGCCCGACGTGCTGCCGGGAACCGGCGCCGACGCCCCGGGCGAGCGCAGCGCCGCCGTGCGCTCCGAGCTCGTTCAGGAGGCGTACTGCTGGAGCGGGCTGACGTCGGCCTCCGCGAGTCGTGCGGCCTGGCTGATCCTGCTGCCGTTCACGCTGGTCAACGCGGCCGCCTGGATGCGTCCGACCGGCCCTCCCGGCCGCGCGGGCCGGATCGGCCGCGCCACCAACGACGCGGTGGCACGGCTGCTCGCGTTATCGCTCACCGGCACGTTCCTGCTGGCCGCCGGCGGCGTCGGCATCGATCTGATCGGCTGGCAGTGCGCGGCGCGGCCGCAGTGCGGCAGCCACTGGTCGGTGCTGGCGTTCCTGGCCGCGCCCGACTCCTGGGCCCACCCGGCCGGGCGGCGGCTCGCGCTGACCGCGCTGGTGCCGCTGGTGCTGCTCGGCCTGCTCTGGTTCCTGGCCCGGCGCAGCTGGGTGGCGTACGAGAGCGTGCGCTTCCGGGTCGACGTGGCCGAGGGTGACGGGGGGCTGTCCGAGCCGGGCTTCTGGGAGGGCGAGTTCCAGGTCGGCCGGCTGCGCACCCTGCACGTCTCGCTCGGGGTGGTCACGGTCGCGCTGATGCTGACCGTGCCCGCGCTCACCGTCGACGGCGACAGCACGTGGGGGCGCGTCCTGCTGGGCGTCGTCCTGGCGGTGTTGCTGTGGGTGGTGGCGGCCACGGCCGCGCAGAGCGGCACCCGCGCGGTCCCGGGGCTGGCCCTCCTGCGGCTGGCGGCGTTCGCGGTGCTGGTCGCGGCGGTGGTCTACGTGCTCGCGCCGCACGACTGGCCGGGCCCCGGCCACCGCCTACCCGGGTACGGGTCGCTGCTGATGCTCTGGGTGGCCGGTCAGATCGTCCTGCTCCTCGCGTCGGTCGTGGCGGTCGCGCTGATCGGCCGGGGCAGCAGCGGGCAGATGCTGCGCGGGTTCATCACGCCGGTGTTCGCCGCGCTCGCGTTGTTCCTCGGCATCGCGTACTCGGCGGCGGTGCTCACCCGCGTGTCGGACTGGCTCGGACACGTGGAGGGCACCGCGGTGCTGCTGGCCCGGCCACCCGCCGTGGTGTCGTGGGCGGCGGTGGCGTTCGGGCTGGAGATCGTGCTCGTCGTGCTGCTGGTGCTGTACCTGGTGGTGCGGGTGAGCTGGCGCGTCCGCCGGGGCTGGCGCGCGGTGCTCACCGAGTACGACGCGGTGCCCACCGCGCCCCACACACCCGGCAGCGGCCCGGTTCCGGAGGTCTCCAGCCGGGCCCGGGGGCAGGCGAAGAAGATCGTGCGGATGCGCGCGATCGCGACGCTCACCGAGAGCGCGGGCCGCTACCTGGCCGTCCTGGTCTCCCCGCTGGTCCTGCTCGCGTCCTACGGTGTCGTCACGACGCTCACCGACTGGGTGACACCACCGACGCCGCGCACGTACGCCACCCAGTACGTCAACCCGGTGCCGGGGATCGTCACGCTGCTCTACAACGCCGGCTCGTGGGTGGTGGGGCTGACCGCGGTGGGGCTGGTGACGCTGGTCTGGCAGGCCTACCGCAACGAGGCGCTGCGCAAGGTCGTCGGCGTGCTCTGGGATCTGGGCACGTTCTGGCCGCGGGCCGCGCATCCGCTCGCGCCGCCGTGTTACGGCGAGCGGTGCGTGCCCGAGCTCGTCGCGCGCATCACCCAGCTGACCGAGCAGGGACACGGGGTGGTCGTGTCCGGCCACTCGCAGGGAAGCGTGCTGGCCGCGGCCACGCTGCTGAAGTTGCCCGCCGAGCGCGCGTCCCGGGTCGCGCTGCTCACCCATGGCTCGCCGCTGCAGCGGCTCTACGGGCGGTTCTTCCCGGCCTACTTCGACGCCGGGCAGCTGGGCGTGCTGGCCGCGCGGTTACCGCGCTGGCGGAACCTGTGGCGGCTGACCGACCCGATCGGCGGCCCGATCGACCCGGTGGAGCGCCACGAGCCGCTCCGCGACCCGGTGCGGTTCTTCCCGACCGTGCACGAGGTGGCGTACCCGCCGGTGCGGTGGCACCTCGACTACCCGCTGGATTCCGCGTACGGCGACGAACTGGCCGCCGCCGCGGATGCGGTGGGGTCCGGCGAACCCCTCAGACGGACATCGCCAGGGCCGAATAGCGACTAGTGGGACGTGAACGCCGGCACCTGTGGGTCGCGATCACAGGCCTGGCGATGGCCGGGTACCTGGTCGTGCCGGACCACCCCGCACTGAACGGCTGGCTGGTCACCGGCTACAAGACGGTGTTCGGCTGCGTCGCCGGCGGAGCCCTGGTGGCCGGGGCGCTCGCACGTCGGCCACGCGCGCTGGCCGGCTGGCTGATCTTCGGCGTCGGGATCATCGCCAACTCCCTCGGCGCGCTCATCTCCGACGTCTACACCAAGGCGCTCGGTCAGGTCGGCTACCCGAACATCGCCGACCTGTTCTGGCTGACCCTCTATCCGAGTCTGTTCCTGGGCCTGGCCGTGCTGATCCGGGCCCGCGGTACCGCCCGGGACTGGGCCAGCATGGTCGACGCGCTGATCCTGGCCTGCGGCCTCGGGCTGCTCTCCTGGGTGTTCCTCATGGTGCCGGTGCGCTCGGACCACACCCTGCACACCATCGGCCAGGTCATCGTGCTGGCGTATCCGGTCGGCGACATCATGGTGCTGGTCATGCTGCTGCACCTGGTGCTGTCGGGCGGCGTGCGCAACGCGTCGTTCTGGCTGGTCTGCTCGTCGATGGGGCTCTTCCTGGCGGGCGACCTGAGCTGGGCGACGCTGTCCCAGCTGAGCCTGGTGCCGTCGGACTTCACCAGCCGACTGCTCGACCTGATCTTCCTGCTGGCCTACACGACGTTTGCCTTCGCGGCGTGGCATCCGTCGATGGGCGCGCTCAGCCGGCTGGGCACGGTGAAGCCGCCTCGGCTCACCCTGCTCCAGCTGGCTCTGCTGACGGCGGCGACGATGATCGCCCCCACCGTGCTCGCCTTTCAGGTGGCCCACGGAGAGGTGACCAACGGCGTCGCGATCGTGATCGGGTCGGTCGCGTCCTTCTCCCTCGTCGTCGCCCGGATGACCCAGCTGGTCCGGCAGGTCGAGCGCCAGGCCGACGAGCTGACCGCGCTGGCCCGCCGCGACCCGCTGACCGGCTTGCCGAACCGGCGCGCGTGGTTCGACGACCTGCCCGACGCGCTGGCCCGGTCGGCCCGGGGCGCCGAACCGGTAACGGTGGCGATGCTCGACCTCGACCACTTCAAGGCGTACAACGACGGCCATGGTCACCAAGCCGGTGACCAGCTGCTGAAGGGTGCGGCCTCGGCGTGGAGCGGTGAGCTCCGCGCGGTCGACCACCTCGCACGCTACGGCGGCGAGGAATTCATCGTGTTCCTCCCGGGTACCGGGGCCGACCGGGCGGCCGAGGCGATCGAGCGGCTACGCGCGGTCACTCCGAGCGGCCAGACCTTCTCGGCCGGCCTCGCCGTCTGGGACGGCCTGGAGACGTCGGACGAGCTGATCGGCCGCGCCGACCGGGCCCTCTACGCCGCGAAGGCAAACGGTCGGAACCGCACCGAGCTGTCCGGCGAAACGTCGGCGTCGGTCGACATCGGTGCGTCCCGGTAATGCCAAACACTTCTCGTCGCGGGCGGCACTGGAGAATGCTGTGATGCGGTAGCCGTCCGCGACGAAGGGGACCGAAGCGATGTCCGCACGAGTTCGTCCGCCGTTCCGCGCCGATCACGTCGGGAGCCTGCTGCGTCCGCCGCAGCTGCTCACCGCGCGGGCCGACTTCGCGGCCGGGAGAATTCCCGCCGAGGAACTGCGTGCCGTCGAGGACGACGCGATCCGCACCGTCGTTCGCGAACAGGAGAACGTCGGGCTGCGCAGCGCGACCGACGGGGAGTTCCGGCGCACGTCCTGGCACATGGACTTCATCTACCAGCTCGGCGGGGTGCACCGCGCCGACGAGCAGCTGACGGTGAAGTTCCGCAACGCGGAGGGCGGGATCGAGTTCACGTCCGCGGCGCTGCGTGTCGACGGCAAGGTCACGTTGCCCTCGCCGATCTTCGCGGACGCGTTCACGTTCCTGAAGGACCAGGTGGGCTCGGCGACGCCGAAGCTCACGATCCCGTCGCCGAGCATGGTGCACTACCGGGGCGGGCGGGCCGCGATCGACGAGTCGATCTACCCCGACCTGGACGAGTTCTGGGCCGACCTCTCCGCGGCCTACGCCGCCCAGGTCCGGGCGATCGCGGATCTCGGCTGCACCTACCTGCAGCTCGACGACACCAGCCTGGCGTACCTCAACGACCCGGCGCAGCGGGAGTTCATGGCCTCCCAGGGCGGCGACGCCGAGCACCAGCACGAGCGCTACATCGCCCAGATCAACACCGCGCTGGCCGGGCGTCCGGAGGGGCTGGCCGTGACGAC contains:
- a CDS encoding GGDEF domain-containing protein, whose translation is MGRERRHLWVAITGLAMAGYLVVPDHPALNGWLVTGYKTVFGCVAGGALVAGALARRPRALAGWLIFGVGIIANSLGALISDVYTKALGQVGYPNIADLFWLTLYPSLFLGLAVLIRARGTARDWASMVDALILACGLGLLSWVFLMVPVRSDHTLHTIGQVIVLAYPVGDIMVLVMLLHLVLSGGVRNASFWLVCSSMGLFLAGDLSWATLSQLSLVPSDFTSRLLDLIFLLAYTTFAFAAWHPSMGALSRLGTVKPPRLTLLQLALLTAATMIAPTVLAFQVAHGEVTNGVAIVIGSVASFSLVVARMTQLVRQVERQADELTALARRDPLTGLPNRRAWFDDLPDALARSARGAEPVTVAMLDLDHFKAYNDGHGHQAGDQLLKGAASAWSGELRAVDHLARYGGEEFIVFLPGTGADRAAEAIERLRAVTPSGQTFSAGLAVWDGLETSDELIGRADRALYAAKANGRNRTELSGETSASVDIGASR
- a CDS encoding 5-methyltetrahydropteroyltriglutamate--homocysteine S-methyltransferase, whose product is MSARVRPPFRADHVGSLLRPPQLLTARADFAAGRIPAEELRAVEDDAIRTVVREQENVGLRSATDGEFRRTSWHMDFIYQLGGVHRADEQLTVKFRNAEGGIEFTSAALRVDGKVTLPSPIFADAFTFLKDQVGSATPKLTIPSPSMVHYRGGRAAIDESIYPDLDEFWADLSAAYAAQVRAIADLGCTYLQLDDTSLAYLNDPAQREFMASQGGDAEHQHERYIAQINTALAGRPEGLAVTTHMCRGNFRSSWAAEGGYDFVAEALFTQLDVDGFFLEYDDERSGDFSPLRFVPPGKQVVLGLVTTKRGALESKETLKRRLEEASKYVDLEQVCLSPQCGFSSTVEGNALTAEEQWAKLRLIVEVAEEVWGV